In the genome of Vicia villosa cultivar HV-30 ecotype Madison, WI linkage group LG7, Vvil1.0, whole genome shotgun sequence, one region contains:
- the LOC131619055 gene encoding uncharacterized protein LOC131619055: MEKWRSVDFSKEEEEGITAEIEELCEGEIFQRTLAGRLWTDNSFNSKAFISTMLGAWKLKNAVEVQELNKNLFLFRFTTRREMENILKNGPWSFDRNLLVLSRITGEEQPSELNMHFGTFWVRVYELPLMLRSEAMAKKLGGILGDFEELDTKEAHRNGRFLRIKVNIDLRKPLKRGTMVRFKEKNLRVHFIYERLPTFCFVCGKLGHQIKDCDVVGDLSEEGFEDIEEQDLAFGAWLRASPLPRIQEEVKKKDTSSSSCSKNLFNVSSGQSRHETKGKSKDGEEGEVEQQRTMAQDEPGAKIATTKKNTQEIQLMESNRVQKGKEPRKTNLEIEAMAESLGAVDISNVGKGSKELSVEGKSKKRKWIRRQNTRKATSSKTVEKEVERGKRNLVDVMIIDGTVDTCGKGEKKLKGPKEEVTTEQGPEVVLDNQHRLP, translated from the coding sequence ATGGAGAAGTGGAGATCTGTTGATTTttcgaaggaagaagaagaagggatCACAGCGGAAATCGAAGAGCTTTGCGAAGGAGAAATCTTTCAGCGAACATTAGCAGGTAGACTATGGACGGACAACAGTTTCAATTCAAAAGCTTTCATCAGTACCATGCTTGGAGCTTGGAAGCTTAAAAATGCAGTAGAGGTACAGGAGCTGAATAAGAATCTATTTCTCTTTCGCTTCACGACAAGGAGAGAAATGGAAAATATCCTGAAGAATGGTCCGTGGAGCTTCGACAGGAATTTGTTAGTACTCAGCAGAATTACAGGGGAAGAACAACCTTCGGAGTTGAACATGCATTTCGGAACGTTCTGGGTCCGTGTTTATGAATTACCTTTAATGCTTAGATCTGAGGCAATGGCGAAGAAATTAGGAGGCATTCTGGGAGATTTTGAAGAACTTGACACAAAGGAAGCTCACAGGAATGGTCGATTCCTGCGAATCAAGGTCAACATTGATTTAAGGAAACCGCTCAAGCGAGGAACGATGGTGCGATTCAAGGAGAAGAACCTGAGAGTACACTTTATATATGAACGACTGCCAACATTTTGCTTTGTCTGTGGGAAGCTAGGGCACCAGATCAAAGATTGTGATGTAGTGGGTGACCTAAGCGAAGAGGGTTTTGAAGATATTGAGGAACAAGATCTTGCTTTCGGAGCCTGGCTGCGCGCGTCTCCTTTGCCAAGAATCCAAGAAGAAGTCAAAAAGAAGGACACATCGTCCAGCTCGTGTAGCAAGAATCTTTTCAATGTATCCTCCGGCCAAAGTAGACACGAAACGAAAGGTAAAAGTAAAGACGGGGAAGAAGGAGAAGTAGAGCAGCAACGGACAATGGCGCAAGACGAACCTGGGGCAAAAATCGCTACAACTAAAAAGAATACTCAAGAGATACAACTGATGGAAAGTAATAGGGTCCAGAAAGGTAAGGAGCCCAGGAAAACAAATTTGGAGATCGAAGCTATGGCGGAATCACTAGGAGCGGTGGATATCTCAAATGTGGGGAAAGGTAGTAAGGAGCTATCAGTGGAAGGAAAGAGCAAAAAGCGTAAATGGATAAGGCGACAAAACACGAGAAAGGCAACTTCATCAAAGACAGTGGAAAAAGAGGTGGAACGTGGGAAGCGAAACCTTGTTGATGTCATGATAATAGATGGAACAGTGGACACTTGTGGAAAGGGAGAGAAGAAATTGAAAGGCCCAAAAGAGGAGGTAACAACCGAGCAAGGACCAGAGGTGGTGTTGGATAACCAACACCGCCTACCATAA